In Mytilus trossulus isolate FHL-02 unplaced genomic scaffold, PNRI_Mtr1.1.1.hap1 h1tg000187l__unscaffolded, whole genome shotgun sequence, a single window of DNA contains:
- the LOC134700865 gene encoding early growth response protein 1-like, with product MRIHTDVKPHNCNICGKLFSQHGNLQRHMRTHTGDKPYNCELCSKRFSHHGVIQRHMRIHTGGKPYDCDVCGKGFSQHSDLQRHIKTHTGDKPYDCDVCGKRFSLLGN from the coding sequence ATGAGAATACACACAGATGTGAAACCTCATAATTGTAATATATGTGGTAAACTGTTTAGTCAGCATGGTAATTTACAAAggcacatgagaacacatacaggtgATAAACCGTATAACTGTGAATTATGTAGTAAACGGTTTAGTCATCATGGTGTAATACAGAGACATATGAGAATACATACAGGTGGCAAACCTTAtgactgtgatgtatgtggtaaagggtTTAGTCAGCATAGTGATTTACAAAGACACATAAAAACACATACAGGTGACAAACCTTAtgactgtgatgtatgtggtaaaagGTTTAGTCTGCTTGGAAATTAA